In Chryseobacterium camelliae, one DNA window encodes the following:
- a CDS encoding bifunctional cytochrome P450/NADPH--P450 reductase → MIKQIPQPKVYPIVKNVLELDTESPVQSLMRLADTYGGIYKFQVGNMTSVVISDPDLVNEVCDESRFDKKVHKPLEKIRDFGGDGLFTAYTEEENWGKAHRILVPAFGPAAVKTMFPQMLDIAEQLLLKWERLGPEAVLDVPDNMTRLTLDTIALCAFDFRFNSFYNEKMHPFVDAMINALQEASLHIRRLPMINRLKLVTKRNYEREIGLMNTVAADIIKDRRKLPPEQWPDDLLSLMLRGKDPLSREGLDDSNITYQMLTFLIAGHETTSGMLSFALCLLLKNPDKLSKAQEEVDRVLGHEKPRFEHLNKLVYIDQVLKESLRLWPTAPLFGLYPYEDTVIGGQYEIKKNEAILVLLPSLHRSSKTWKGDVNAFEPERFDSENMNTVPPNAYKPFGNGQRACIGRPFAMQEATIVLAMMLQRFNIYEHDPGYQLKIKESLTLKPDGFFIKVAKRERGNRDSDAISVHSEETVKESKAIASVNKHHTPLLVLFGSNSGTSQDFAYRITKDGTTYGYDTKMASLDSFSGNLPATGAVIIVTASYEGLPPDNARKFVNWLRSAQDKNLQDVRYAVFGCGNTDWTKTYQAVPTYIDHRLTELGAKRLMQRGEGDAKHDLFGSFDQWYELLWAELAHHFSVEVNTIKRPGSYAIDIVNDISAHILNEPDMRVGTVIINEELTDRAQPGIRSKRHLQIELPQGMSYRTGDYLSVLPLNPRAKVLELLKRFHLEYDSEMIINTDDASVPLPKGYPVKAGDLLSQYVELNQIATQKQIHLLGEYTLCPPEKMRLLQYAEDKQYNEEVLSKRLNLLDLLKLNPACELPFEVFLEMLPAMKPRRYSISSSPLWNKEHCTLTVAVTDAIAFSGLGRYQGTASTYLAGLAAGSKIIVQVKPSPETFHLPQDINRPVIMIGAGSGIAPFRGFIQERAIQKSSGETVGEMLLFFGCRAENADYLYHQQLQEWEKEKVVSVYPSFSAGPDHDMVYVQHSVWKHRDEIKRLLDNGAIIYLCGDGSYMAPAVRETLIKIYQEIIRTDFETSWHRWEEEVEKKHRFVTDIFE, encoded by the coding sequence CAAATACCACAACCTAAAGTGTATCCTATCGTGAAGAACGTATTGGAGTTGGATACGGAATCCCCCGTTCAGAGTTTGATGCGCCTGGCCGATACCTATGGCGGCATCTATAAATTCCAGGTGGGTAATATGACTTCAGTAGTTATTTCCGATCCGGATCTGGTCAATGAAGTCTGTGATGAATCAAGATTCGATAAAAAGGTCCATAAGCCTCTTGAAAAAATAAGGGACTTCGGGGGCGATGGGCTTTTTACAGCGTATACTGAAGAAGAGAACTGGGGAAAGGCGCACCGGATCCTGGTTCCGGCCTTTGGTCCGGCTGCTGTAAAAACCATGTTTCCGCAAATGCTGGATATTGCAGAACAATTACTGCTTAAATGGGAAAGATTAGGCCCTGAGGCGGTTTTGGATGTTCCTGATAATATGACGAGGCTTACGCTGGATACGATAGCGCTTTGTGCTTTCGATTTCCGGTTCAACAGTTTTTATAACGAAAAGATGCACCCTTTTGTGGATGCGATGATCAATGCTTTGCAGGAAGCCAGCCTTCATATCAGGCGTCTTCCTATGATCAATCGCCTGAAGCTGGTCACGAAACGGAACTACGAACGGGAAATTGGGCTGATGAATACCGTTGCAGCAGATATCATCAAAGATCGAAGGAAATTACCTCCCGAACAATGGCCGGATGACCTGCTGTCCCTGATGCTCCGCGGTAAAGATCCATTATCCAGAGAAGGGCTGGATGACAGTAATATCACCTATCAGATGCTGACGTTCCTTATTGCCGGTCATGAAACCACCAGCGGAATGCTGTCCTTTGCCTTATGTCTTTTGTTGAAGAACCCTGATAAGCTAAGCAAGGCACAGGAAGAAGTAGACCGGGTACTGGGACATGAAAAACCGCGGTTTGAGCACCTGAACAAACTGGTTTATATAGACCAGGTTCTTAAAGAGAGCCTCCGTTTATGGCCTACTGCTCCCTTGTTTGGGCTTTACCCTTATGAGGATACCGTAATCGGAGGTCAGTATGAAATCAAAAAGAATGAAGCCATATTGGTGCTTTTACCTTCATTGCACCGAAGCAGCAAAACCTGGAAAGGGGACGTGAATGCATTTGAGCCGGAAAGGTTTGATTCCGAAAACATGAATACAGTACCGCCCAATGCCTATAAGCCTTTTGGAAACGGGCAGCGTGCCTGTATCGGCCGTCCCTTTGCCATGCAGGAAGCAACCATAGTCCTGGCTATGATGCTCCAGCGTTTCAATATATATGAGCATGATCCCGGTTATCAACTGAAGATCAAAGAGTCCCTCACTCTTAAACCGGATGGTTTTTTCATTAAAGTTGCCAAACGCGAAAGAGGAAATAGGGATTCAGATGCTATTTCTGTTCATTCTGAAGAAACCGTAAAAGAATCTAAAGCAATAGCCTCTGTCAACAAGCATCATACGCCATTGCTGGTTTTATTCGGTTCCAACAGCGGAACCAGCCAGGACTTTGCGTACCGGATCACTAAAGACGGAACCACTTACGGATATGATACAAAGATGGCCTCTTTAGATAGTTTTTCCGGGAACCTGCCGGCAACAGGAGCCGTTATCATTGTCACCGCGTCCTATGAAGGGCTTCCGCCGGATAATGCCAGGAAATTTGTCAACTGGCTGAGGTCTGCACAGGATAAAAATTTGCAGGATGTCCGGTATGCGGTATTCGGATGTGGAAATACAGATTGGACGAAAACCTACCAGGCAGTGCCAACCTATATAGACCATCGCTTAACCGAATTGGGCGCAAAACGGCTTATGCAAAGGGGTGAAGGAGATGCTAAACATGACCTGTTCGGAAGTTTTGACCAATGGTACGAATTGCTCTGGGCAGAACTTGCCCATCATTTTTCTGTAGAGGTAAATACCATAAAAAGGCCGGGTAGCTATGCTATAGATATAGTCAACGACATTAGCGCGCATATTTTAAATGAACCGGATATGCGGGTGGGTACTGTAATCATCAATGAAGAATTGACCGACCGCGCTCAGCCGGGTATCCGTTCAAAAAGGCACCTGCAAATAGAACTGCCGCAGGGCATGAGCTATCGTACAGGGGATTATCTGTCGGTATTGCCATTAAATCCAAGAGCGAAAGTTTTGGAGCTTTTAAAAAGATTTCATTTGGAGTATGATTCAGAAATGATCATCAATACAGACGATGCAAGCGTACCATTGCCTAAAGGATATCCGGTGAAAGCTGGTGACCTGCTCAGCCAGTATGTGGAGCTTAATCAGATCGCCACCCAAAAGCAAATTCACCTCCTGGGAGAATATACGCTTTGTCCACCGGAAAAAATGAGGCTGTTGCAATATGCCGAAGATAAACAATATAATGAAGAGGTATTAAGTAAAAGGCTCAACCTTTTGGATCTGTTGAAGCTTAATCCCGCCTGTGAACTCCCGTTTGAGGTATTTCTTGAAATGTTACCCGCCATGAAGCCGCGCCGGTATTCGATCTCTTCCTCTCCGCTGTGGAATAAAGAACACTGCACACTAACCGTAGCTGTGACGGATGCAATTGCATTTTCCGGTTTGGGACGATATCAGGGTACTGCCTCAACTTACCTGGCAGGTCTTGCAGCAGGCTCGAAGATTATTGTGCAGGTAAAACCGTCGCCCGAAACCTTTCATCTCCCCCAGGATATCAACAGGCCTGTCATTATGATTGGTGCAGGAAGCGGTATTGCTCCGTTTCGTGGGTTTATTCAGGAGCGTGCTATTCAGAAATCGAGTGGGGAAACTGTGGGAGAAATGCTCCTCTTTTTCGGTTGCCGCGCAGAAAACGCAGACTATCTTTATCACCAGCAATTACAGGAATGGGAAAAAGAAAAGGTAGTTTCCGTTTATCCTTCATTCTCGGCTGGTCCAGATCATGATATGGTCTACGTACAGCACAGTGTCTGGAAACACAGGGACGAAATAAAACGCTTGTTGGACAATGGAGCAATCATCTACCTGTGTGGCGATGGTAGCTATATGGCTCCGGCAGTCCGTGAAACACTTATAAAAATATATCAGGAGATCATCCGTACAGATTTCGAAACTTCATGGCACCGTTGGGAAGAAGAGGTTGAGAAAAAGCATAGATTTGTTACCGATATTTTTGAATGA
- a CDS encoding Crp/Fnr family transcriptional regulator yields MKLTDYLNEHLSLTNDMSRLLDDLFETTALPKGYELLAEGSKSKKFFYLESGLMRLYYLKEGKDITHFFLNESSIYTPIENVFFNEYYPFNLVLLEDSVIRSIDFSVLEPYVDKDPQLQRLSRFLAVSAIRQLSDQLYSIKFQTAQERYKILLQNYPGILLRVPLGHIASYLGITQQTLSVIRAEYGKS; encoded by the coding sequence ATGAAACTTACTGATTACCTTAACGAACATCTTAGCCTTACCAATGATATGAGCAGGTTATTGGATGACCTATTCGAAACAACGGCGCTTCCAAAAGGATATGAACTGCTGGCTGAGGGCAGCAAATCTAAGAAGTTTTTCTATCTTGAAAGCGGCCTGATGCGGTTGTATTACCTTAAAGAAGGAAAAGACATCACCCATTTCTTTCTTAATGAATCTTCCATATATACCCCTATTGAAAACGTTTTTTTTAACGAATATTATCCGTTTAACCTGGTGCTGCTGGAAGACAGCGTAATCAGAAGTATTGATTTTTCCGTGCTTGAACCCTATGTGGATAAAGACCCGCAACTGCAACGTTTGTCACGTTTTCTGGCCGTATCTGCTATCAGGCAGCTTTCAGACCAGCTGTATTCCATCAAGTTTCAGACGGCACAGGAGCGATACAAGATTTTACTGCAAAATTATCCGGGCATCCTCCTGCGTGTACCTCTGGGACATATTGCTTCTTACCTTGGCATCACGCAGCAGACGCTTAGTGTCATCCGGGCAGAATATGGGAAATCATAA
- a CDS encoding glycosyltransferase family 2 protein codes for MAINKTTDNKNNFLVSVIIPIFNTDQFLSETIESVLNQSLTDFELILINDGSTDNSGNICQEFMRNDNRIKYYYQSNAGVSAARNLGLTCATGQYIFFLDSDDTIDREFLETAYVVSMYQDNDITILGSYFCNRNVPIPALPTCAQFLKRDFLESYKDIQFPKDIQPCEDGLFSHQLLALTSRIGENPKAIYHYRKHENQNHIKINQHCDRILIQIYQWRAILEDFYVKYDLYPEKNLHLALFIQHEPFELRYLGMPFDEEQRYLLHNLIKCWAFLLIQNLTKQEIKMLSKPFLYFISTDTPTDFERFFKKYRYWRRVKKNILLFLIRFIVVKRIRRNLRQKITADFRKDEDMMHAG; via the coding sequence ATGGCTATAAATAAAACTACTGACAATAAGAATAATTTTCTGGTATCCGTAATTATCCCCATATTCAATACAGATCAATTTTTGTCAGAAACAATAGAAAGTGTATTGAATCAAAGCTTAACGGATTTTGAACTTATCTTAATAAATGATGGAAGTACTGATAATTCTGGCAATATCTGTCAGGAATTCATGAGAAATGATAATAGGATAAAATATTATTACCAGAGTAATGCGGGAGTTTCCGCTGCAAGAAATTTAGGGCTAACGTGTGCTACAGGACAATATATCTTCTTTCTGGATTCAGATGACACCATTGATAGAGAGTTTCTTGAGACAGCGTATGTTGTTTCAATGTATCAAGACAATGACATCACTATATTGGGCAGTTATTTCTGTAATAGGAATGTTCCTATCCCGGCATTACCAACCTGTGCTCAGTTTTTAAAAAGGGATTTTCTAGAATCATATAAAGACATCCAATTTCCGAAAGATATACAACCTTGTGAAGACGGTCTATTTTCTCATCAGTTACTCGCTTTAACTTCCCGTATCGGGGAAAATCCCAAGGCGATCTATCATTACAGAAAGCATGAGAATCAAAATCACATAAAAATTAATCAACACTGTGATCGTATTTTAATTCAGATCTATCAATGGAGAGCTATTCTGGAAGATTTTTATGTAAAATATGATTTATATCCTGAAAAAAATCTACACTTAGCCCTTTTCATTCAGCATGAGCCTTTTGAATTAAGATATTTGGGAATGCCATTCGATGAAGAACAAAGATATTTGTTGCATAACCTTATTAAATGCTGGGCGTTTCTTCTGATTCAAAATTTAACCAAACAGGAAATCAAAATGCTGTCAAAACCATTTTTGTACTTCATTTCTACTGATACCCCCACTGATTTTGAGCGATTCTTTAAAAAATACCGGTATTGGAGAAGAGTAAAAAAAAATATACTGTTATTTTTAATTCGTTTTATTGTTGTGAAACGAATAAGGAGAAATTTAAGACAGAAAATTACTGCTGATTTTAGAAAGGATGAAGATATGATGCATGCAGGATAA